The sequence below is a genomic window from Glycine max cultivar Williams 82 chromosome 20, Glycine_max_v4.0, whole genome shotgun sequence.
taattactaatgccataaatttaaattttattccacAAATACCCATAGAATAAATTGGTTTAAGTGGTGGTTTTATATAATGACACTACTTATAGtccaagaaataattttttcaaccaATGAGTATGAGTTATATTGTTAATAACTCAATAAATACAttcactttaacatctcattaATAAACTTCACAATAAATTAAgggtataaaagaaaattagctATTAATGCATTTGAAAGTGGTCctatgtttcttataattaggacaaaaaaaaatactatcattTGTTTCTTATGTAAAGGACCGGATGGGGAGAAACCTGaaatttttcattgtttttctaTCACTAATGTTCTTTTTTCATGTTGAGTTCACTTTGAATGAGACCTTGTTCATCCATGGCTTGAATTGCACCTTTCTTCAGGTTCTTCAATACCTGTTAGATGACGTCTCTGAGTTTCTATCCACTAAATTAGTTGAAGTAAAAGAGGAAAGGGAAATATCTGAAGATAAGGGCTGCATTTTTGTTCTAAAAGCATTCATTGATTATTTACTTGAGCGTGAGAAAGAAAATTTTGGTGCTCGGAGGAAGGACAATGAAAACTCTGTGACGTTGACTACCATTCATCAGGTACCTGTCTCACTTGATTAGTACCTAGTGGAGTTTAGCAAAGCAATAATGCaagtttaaactttttttacctGTAGGCAAAAGGTTTAGAGTGGGATGTTGTCTTCATAGTTAAGGTATGTGATTGCTCTTTGACAAGCTCTTAAGCAAGTAGTGCATGTGATTCCTCAGAAATAGATGCTCAGATGTTAATACCCCATTTTTCATCTTACCCTTGGATGATTATATGGCTAACATTTACACCTGAATAAACTGTAACATGACTATACAACTGCTTATTGGAAGTCTGTCAGTCAGCATACTCTGGTGAAAAAAACGtaccaaaaagttttattttcaagaaattAATTGAAGATTGAGTTACAGAAATTATCAAATTGTTGCAGTTTCAGTACTAGAGGAACACATATTTGTTGTGATCTGAATCTTCATGTGATTACCTTGTTCATGGATAGTAATTTCTTGCTTTGTTTGGcatgttttttaatattattcaagaaagttgttcaaaagttattttttctttatgtgaCCCTTTAACAATTTATTGACTTACATTTAAATCTGGTTATCTGCAACATGACCTTGCAACTGCTCATTGTAATTTGGAAGTCACTGagtgatattaaattattaattagatattGTGTCACAAAGTTAGAAAAGCCCAATGGCGTTGTATGATTCGTGTAGCCAACGTCACCTAGTGAGATAACGTTATTGTTGTTAATGTTATAAAGTTAACAAAGTGTAATAGTTTTGAAGATTGACGAATTTATCTTTATTGTGGTTTGTGACTACCTTTGTAGGGATCATAGTTCCTTGGTTTGTTCAAGTTATTGCGAAAAGTTATACATtacctttcttcattttttggaTGTTTCCTTCActgatattttgttatttaaaataggCAAATGACTCTGAGATCCCTCTATTACATGATTTCAAGGGCACCGTAAAGGACACTGCAGCCTTACTTGAGGtacattgtttttgttttatagtTGGAAGAATGATTTATATGTTCATTTGTCTTCAATTggattgttttaaattatgattcTATTTCTTATATGATTCCTAGGAAGAAAGACGATTATTATATGTTGCAATGACTCGTGCTCGGGAGAAGCTTTTTATTCTTCATGTTATGATGGACTCAAACTGGCAGGTTTGTCTATCATAACTTTGaactcattttttaattgtCGGTTTTTGCTAATTCTGTGCGTCTCTAGATGCTTCAACCTTCaagatttttgaaagaaatCCCTCGTCATCTTACAGAAGTTCAGGTATGTCTTCCtgctttttataaattattttgactaTCAAactatagtataatttttttttttatttttgaaatactcATTCTGTTGTCATGACCCACTCTAAAGCCATGACCAGCACACAGCCTACAGATCACACTGAACTAGGAATACATGCTCtaacaaatcaaaagataaattaatgaaaatctgACAGTTTTCTCTGTATCAACTTCTCAAGGATAACAAACACCTATCAATCACTTAATAAAGGTTGCTAAGATTCACCAAACAAGGTCtcatcatttaaatataattaataactgcCATGAGCTCTCAAACAAAGGTATCCCACCCATAATATATCAAACCTAGTAAATTGTATGTAATGCAAAATATTAACCACTCTTGTCCTTATAGCTGCATTATACTAATGTCGAACCACAATACTGGCCACCACTCGAAACAGAGGGGCCTACCAAAAAGTAAAACTCCGGAATCTTCTCCTCTAGAGCTAGCATGCTTTTGGTGTTAAGTTAGGTCCTGTATGTTATCAAAACCTATTTAGTCTTGATCTTGAGCTGCTCATAGATGTTCACTCTTACAAATTTTACGCTCTAAATGTGTTGTCTTAGGAGTTAAGATATCCCACATCAGCTAGAAATATGACCAAAATACTCCATATAAGACTTTGGCAATTCTTGCTCCTTGATTTAGCTTTTGAGATTGATTTAGGTCTGTCCTATTTCTATTATGAACTTTCTATTTTAAGACACCTTTTAAAGAATCATTTTTAATGTCCCATTTGATGAAGAGACCCATAATTCATGGTAAGAAGGGATAGCAGCAGCAGGACAAAAGCAAAATGCTACAGGAGAGAATGCAGTAATGAAGGACAAAAATTTGTGTGTAGCCTTTAGTCAACAACAACCGACTTACATTTCTCGagggaagaagaaacaagagttCACATGTCTCCTGAACAGTTTTAGGAACAGAAATAGATGACAAGGCATAATGGAATGGAGATAAATTATGGAAGctaaataaattatagataGGACATAGGAGGAGGATTGCAAAATGAACATATAACTTCTCAAATAGCCAGTCCAAGGCCTTCTAATGGTTTAGCTAGGTTCATGGCATGTGCAGTCATTGGAGCAGGAGATGAATCACATGAATTTTTAGATATGACAGCCTCTGGAGCAGTGCTAGGGACCTGATGGACAGGAGTGGGCAGAGACTGCTTGAACAAGCAGCTGGAAAAGATTCACTACAAAAAACTACACCCAGGGCAGTGCATGAACATCTTGCACTGAGAAGAATGGATTATTACTGGTGCATAACTGTACATGCTCAGGCCAATGGTTGTGGAGCTCCAGGAATAAGTTAGCCAGAGTATCCTGAGTTGTAGCCACCCAAGTTTTGTCTTGGGAGACTCTCTCGCAAGTGTTCACCACATTGGTTGGAGTTGATCATGACTGGTGAGGAAAAATTTAGCTTTAGATGCTaacttgaatttcaaaattgctTGAGAGAAACAGAAGTGCTCTCAACAACCTCACTTATACTTGAGAAGAGATGCAGTCTACTTTAATTTACACTCCCTAACTAATCGGGATTTCATAGTGTCCTATGCATTGCTAGCATTTTTTCCTTtggttatttttatcaaaattctaTCTATATCTGATAATTTTGGACCAGCAGACGAAGTTTCATAACTCCAGAGAGCAAGAGGGTCTGGCTGGAATTGTGCTTATGAATATCATACTTAGTGGACCATATTAAAAAACACTATACCTTTGTTTTCTTAACCAAATGTCACATCTTCTTCCTAGCATGTATCTAGGTTCTGCTAATATCACATTTATGCATAAGTTTAAAAGTACAAGTTCAGTGAATAGTATATTCTTGTGTAGGGTGAAATAAGTTTTCAAGAACTACTGATAAAGCAAGAAGCTCTTCAAAAGGAAACTGCCCATTGTACCACTGACTTGTTGATAAAAGAGAAACAATCTGAAGCAGATGTGATCCCTATGCCTCATGAAATACTTGATAATCATTCTAGTGAGACTTCCAATGAGCTTGCACAATTTGCAGAGGCAAACAATAGAAATGATTTCTTAAGAAGGtttctctattttaattattatattactatATTTGTCACTGATCTAAGCTGTAATTGATTTTGAAacgttaattttaatcattacatATTAGTTTTTTGCAGATTTAGTGTTGAGAACAGGTCTATTGTTTCCCATTTATTCCATCAGTGGGCCAAAAAGAAAGCATTTCAAGATCCAAAGAGATTGCTTGACAAGGTAATTATACTGTTGGatctatctatatctatatctatagtGTTGACAACTGCATgtacttttgttttaaatttaaatttctaataaGGATTCTGGAAGATTTAGGTAGTTAACATATTCAGATTTGATTTTCTGATACTCAATAACTACACTTAGACTTATATGGGGGTTCTTAATGTTGGGACTTGGAATTACAAACTAAGTCAATTGATCAAGTCCCTCAATATTGATTTCAAGGAAATAGTGCTTGAAGTGCTGTTAAGTGTTCTCTTATgctgttattattataaaatataagaataattttaattatagtttatcttcattttttaacGTAATTAACAAGGATTGGTTGCTAAAGCATTTCATAGATATTGGACACTATAAATATCAGTACCTCTTTTTTAAACAAGTATTGTAGGATGCACAGGatgaatataatttatattttcttatttggtAACTAAATCAGTTTTTCCTATTGGATATAACAGGTTAGTTTTGTAATTGATGAACGCCTCAGacagaagagaaacaaaaacaagGTCTAGCAATATCCATAATTTTCTGAGCTGTCTGTTTTATGCTGCCTATTGTTCTTTCtcgggtgtgtgtgtgtgtgtgcacttTGTTTGTATTGACAAACTTTCAGTTATGAGGAATGAACCCTTAGGattctttttgtcatttgaaGTGGATGAGCATATCATTGTTCAGGTTGTGTTGAATATTTCCAATATTTAAATGCATTGGACATCAAATGATATCAGGAGTTACTAAAGAATAAGATTACTGTGATTAAAGTGTTTGGGCCCATATGTTTTACATATTATTTCTCGAGTATCTTTCAGAagcaaaaacaatttattttttctttctcccttttaCCAGACAAACACTCACCTTTATTGGCAGTAGTCCATCAAATATTGTTCTCATTACTTATCTTAATGTATCTTGTGCAATCTCATGACTTAACAGTTAATGTTGTGGATGTCGTGTTGTTAATTGTTTTATATCCTGATTTCTCATTTCAATTTCAGGATTTGTTGAATACATTAAAATCTTGTTTAAGCTGTGATGAAGCATTTCAGTATGCTCAATATGTAAGCACCTTACATATTTCTTAAACTAAATATGGTTCCATTTCTAGGATACTGGCATCTTTTGAAGAAATTGAActtatattatattctttttgaaATCTGCTATTTATTTCCTGGTAGGTTTTGAGATGGGAGCAGATTCCTGCTGATAAACGTGCTCATCTTATGAGAGAAAAACAGGTTTTCTGGATTTTCACTAGCTTTTATTTGGATTCTTACAAGATTGTTAGAATATTAGTGTCCTTTTTGTTTTATCTGTAATTCCTAGCTATGCATACTAAACTAGtacatgacctagaatgttagTATAGATAGACGTGAATAATTTGTATCATACATCATCTCATATTATTCAAAGTTTATTGTTTTCTTCTGTTGGAAATATATAGTTAATGTACTATTGTTTTGCACTTTTTAGGAACATTTCCTGAAATTAAAGATTGAGAATGCAATGGGTTCGGCAACACCAACTGACAAGCAGGTAACAATCATGGTGATAGGACATGTTAGacctttcattttaatatttttgttcattcttGTCTTGCGGTATATGGCTAATAAAAGTTAATGGTATGAAGTtaatcaccaaaagaaacttcatagaaatacaaaaattatgcaattttaGTCAGATTCATTCGATAACATATTTGGTTGTTTCAAGAATTAGAAAAGCTGTATACatgtgaattatttttttttttttttacattcctGTTATACTGAGCTTCATGTTCTATGTTAGAAAAAACTATGAACTTTTCTATGGATGAACCATTTCTTTTGCATTGCACTTGTGTGTCTTTCCACTGTTTACTAGATTCGCACAATTCAACTTACTGTTACACTTATAAAGACATGGTTCTTGATCAATATGttgaaaattctattttattgattttgtcataacAAGTTCAATGATTGGGATTGGATAGTTTACTATGTATCTTAACTCTTAccgttttctttttttgttgtttgtacgTTCATACCTTTTGTTTACTAATTTAGTACTTAAAGGCGGTGGTGCCACATTTCCTAAAAAGTCTCCATCTCCAATGTTTTCCTTTATAAACAAGTAGCATTGCTAATGATATATGTGACAACTTTCATCTAAAAAgacaattaaaatgaaactttttccTACTTTGGCTCATTCATTTTCTTGttgaaattttaatgttttttaaagcATCAAATTGTTTTCTTCATTACCTAATTCCATATCAATTGTTTTTGCagatttcatatttgaaaaaACTGGGTTGCACCGCAATCCCTACCTCCCGCCTCCATGCATCTCATcttattgagcaattcaaatcaTTGTAAGAATCCAGTGTGGGAATCTTCTGTTTCTCCTTTCCAGTCTCTGTATATTGAAGGCCAAGTTAGTTTGCAAGCTTGCATACAAATTTGGTTAAGCAAATAGATATGAGGACCtgtatgaatttttattatctaCTAAAGTTAAAATTTTGCAACTGTTATGAATGGCATTTATTTTCTGTAGTTATcacatttgttttctttgtaaatattcccttgaaatctatatatattaattgtaatGACTGTATGGttgtcataaaatttataaaagattattgaaaaaaattaacctgTGTAATATCAGGTAGCAAAGCTTCGTTTGTATCAGGTGGAAAACCATCTGTTGTAGTTTTAAGTTATACGTCTAGTGTGTTGGAGTAACAggataatcaattttatttcaatcatGATGCTATTATCAAAACATAGAAgtaactatttattattttacttttatcatgaaaaaaataattaattatttctcattACGAAATTCAATTTTGTCAGCTCTTTAATCTTAATTATAGTTCAAGAGCAGGtcgagtaaaaaaaaattacacaaaattattaatcattgcAAATTACCCTTAGCTCCCTATACAAATTTTAAGTAATATAAAgcttttcatatttatatttagctTTTTTTACATAGTTATTTGCATGAAATTCATtgtttaaattgtattttatttgggtcaaaatttgtatttattttaataaaagattataTACAATTTATTTTGGAGCATATTTTCGTTTCAGTCAAAAATGTTAATGGAAAAGTTGCAATGAATTTGCAGAATATCTGATGTTTGTTTCATAGTTTGTTCGACTACGTGCAAATATATACCAGAATCATTCAACTATACGAACCAAGACAATCTTCCTACAAAGGTTCATGTCCTGGGATTAACTTAAGAAACTTTCAGTGGTAACATCATTAGAGTTGTTTAAACCCAAGAAATCGTTTTTTTTTCTCCGTTGGAGGTGGTCTAGGTGGTAAATTGAGTATCCTAAAACTAAGCACCGcatcttatataaaaaacaatcacttgggaattaaaaactaatttatttacaCACCTACAGGCATCATTCAttgcaaaaaagagaaaaatgttcTCTGCACATGAGACCTCTTCAAAGAAATTTTCCATTGGAGAAAAATACAAattctgtttcttttttttatttacatggTTACAGGACCCaccaaaaatcaataaaaaacgCAGGTAAGCTCCTACCACAGGAGATGTCCTAAATAACTAGCGTAATTTGACCTCACAAGGCACTCACATCTCTTCTCGgaacaaaatgattttaattgtaataataatatatatatatatatatatatatatatatatatatatatatataaacatacatAACTACATTTTATTGTCCtttcagcaaaaaaaagaaaaaaaactccaTTTAATTGTACGTTATATTATATGTACTTCGAATATTTAGTCGAAGCTTGTATAAGGATGACTATTAGAACCAATACAGTCCACATAAGAATAAAATCTATAACTGTCGATTTGAACTTTTTGTTATGGGTAGTCTTTTATGGCACCTTTATCTGCCGGAATATGATCGTGTCAATCAATTGTTCCGCACTTAATTTGAAGACATCATCAGatcatgttctttttatttatttactttctcACATAATTATAAAAGCTTTAAAACACCTAACATTGAGAGCACCTTCATTagcaatcaataaaaaaatggggAGCCAAATATTGAATCTGGCTCCCGATACAAGATAACCTATTAACCTACCCAACCCAAAAAAACAACGTTAAAGCCCAGGAATAGATTCAAGGTTGTACTTTTCGGAAGATTCAGTATCCCTCTTCTCCTGTAATGTTGGTTTCGTTATGCCATCAAGAGCTTGCAGGTATGTGTAGGAAGCAGTCCGATTAGGTGGGCTTGGATTGCTGATTCTGCTGGCAAGGAAGCGACGGATCAAGCCTCGAAGAAATGGGGCCATGGTTTCTGGTTCGTGTTCCAGGTAATACATGATTCCCCCCATACACAGAGAAAACAAGAAAACCTGTACCAGTTGAAAGCATCAAATGAAATAATTTGTGTGCATACAAGGCTATGCCTACTACTCAATCTCCTCCATCATAAAGGGCCCTAAACCCTTacgaaaaatgaaaacatgtggttagctatgaaaaagaaaaggacaaaaTAAATGAGTTGCAAAGACAAGCATACTGCCATTTGAGACATGGTGAGAGATACTGTTCTTAATTCCCTTTTAAGAAAATTCTCACATTCTCTAACTGCACGGATAGATATTGGAACttaaaaacatcaaaagaggTATCAACAATAAAAGCTGACTTTCATTTCATAACAAATTATGGTTGTCACTAGAGttctagaaaattatttttggagGATGCTAGAAAAACAGATCAGAAAAGAGTTTCCTTTAATTCAGTGCAAAGTAACTAGAGGGCATACCTCAGCATTCCTGATATTTGGAAGAAGGTGCCTGTTCACCAAGATATACCACAATGAATCTACTGCTCTGGGAAGAACATATAAAGCTAGCTCACCACGCCTAGCTTTTTTCTCCAATAGCACAGATAGGGCAGCTATTCCACCTGCTATCCAATATACAAGCTTGTGATCTCTTGAAAAAACTTTTCTATGTGAACATATGACTCCCTGCATAATCAGAAAGACACAAGAACATTAATATTAGATTTATCTATAAAAAGATCAGATTAATAATAATAGCAACGAGAAGAAGAACAACAGCAAAAATACACCTGAAAGATTCCAACAAAAGCGGATAAAAAGGTTGTCGAGCGAACAGCACCTTTAATGGCAAGCCAGAAAGTGCGGAAAGGAGCATCAGTGAACTGAAAACATAAGTTTTCTCATTAGCAaaaagaaattttcaaaataacaatGGCAATGACAAATTACAGAAATGTCAGCAATAAAAGCAGGAGTTGTGGCAATGGTGGATCTAGACAGAAGACGATATACTTACAGTTAGTCATCAGTTCATTATCTTATTCAAAGCAAAAAAACCACTCAACCATAAAGTTTGCAAGATTTTTGGtacatttatttcattattaaagATCATGTAATGACATTAGAAATACCAAAAAATTGCATGGattgattaaagaaaaagatcaagAGAGAACTAATTCATACTGTGGGAACTGAGGCACCTTGACAAGTGCATTATAGTAGTAAGGAGATATGGAGCCTATGTGTAAGAAATCATCATTAGGAAACTAGGAATTAGTATTGAACTTCGAGAAACTCTTCATTTAATTATTCTCATATACTAAATTacatgaaaaggaaaaataacaatttcaaaCATGAATGTCTATTATGAGTATtagtttaaattaaaactaGGATGGCAGTAACAAAGTAATGGGCATAAAGTTAAGAGTAAATAGTGTACACACTAACAGTGTAAAGGAATTTTACACTATCATCCAATCATAAAGTGTTATATATGGTAAGTTTGTTCACTTTTACAATAACTATCTTGAAAGTTATACCACCTATCATGATTTCTATTTGATTGACagtgtaaaaagtaaaaacttttACACTGAGCGCATAAAAGCtaaatctaaatttttatattttcacaaaaaaaatgaaacctagCCACAAGCAATTTACTTAGCTGTATTAATCTTCCAGAGTACTTAGAAAGGACACTTGCCACAAACACTTAAAAATTATGCACATGTTCTTTTTACATAACACTATTTTCTTGATAAtttatgcaagtgtttgatTTGCTGATGCATACAAGTAACAGAAATAGTTTGGTAAGAGAATACCTTCTGTAGGTGCAGAACAACAAAAGGCACAAAGGTCAAAGAGAAGTAAAGCGGAAATGTTTTCTTAAACGTTAATGATGTTGCATTTCCTTGATGAGCTAAGCATGAATTTGTTGCTGGATGAATAATGGAACATGGAATAATGGAGGGAAATTCTTCCAACTTTACATAGTCAGATCTTCCTACACGAGATAAATAAGCATGCAGTGACGCAACATCAACTGGATGACCTCTACAGCTATCCCTTACAGCCTTGTATACAGGCTCTGCAACTGGCCCGGTCTTTTGAATGAAGTCTTGATAGGATTTTGGCAAGCTCTCAGGACGCATTACAAAGGCATACATAACCTGAAATAcattttttgttgtaaaattattaaaagtaatTCCATGAAACATGACAGAAGATGAGATGCTATAGacaaaaaatttaagatttacATGAAAACCATAATGACAAATATTTTACAGACATTGAGGAACCCATAAAGTATCTCACtagaaataatcaatttaaagaCATTAACTAGTAGTTACACAAAGCAATTTGTACTTCACATTTTGGGCATGGGGATGGTATATGCACATTAGGCACAATCAGAAAGTAAGTTAGTGACTCTTCTTTAAGCCTCCATGCAAGGTCTGATGATAACAAATTCCACACCAGGAACCAAAAAAAAACCTACACGTGGGTTGGGAATCTAGTGGTGTCTGCCTTACAGATTTAGTGTGAAAGTTGTACTTCACTTACACCCATTGTATTTTCGTGTAAATACACAGGAAGCCTGAGAAAGCGGATAAGCCCCATTGCAGTTCATTCCTTCCCTAAATCTCTATACTTCTCTTTTCACAACAACCAAGTCTCATCTCACTATGAAGAAT
It includes:
- the LOC100780457 gene encoding uncharacterized protein codes for the protein MAPPSSPPLVDNSDAERRLREAEERLRDAIEELQRRQRRAAAHAQQHRHVDSLPCDHGPDESCVAHAIGNLCQTFLLSYGVRVGIGILLRAFKLVRGQSYSSLLDLKQLVSEKDLIVREEACRIGLLFGGFTGSYHALRCLLRKLRKKETPANAVLAGSIAGFSIMALNDSNRRRTLALYLLARLAQCAYNSAKSKNKFHLWGSHWRHGDSLLFALACAQVMYAFVMRPESLPKSYQDFIQKTGPVAEPVYKAVRDSCRGHPVDVASLHAYLSRVGRSDYVKLEEFPSIIPCSIIHPATNSCLAHQGNATSLTFKKTFPLYFSLTFVPFVVLHLQKFTDAPFRTFWLAIKGAVRSTTFLSAFVGIFQGVICSHRKVFSRDHKLVYWIAGGIAALSVLLEKKARRGELALYVLPRAVDSLWYILVNRHLLPNIRNAEVFLFSLCMGGIMYYLEHEPETMAPFLRGLIRRFLASRISNPSPPNRTASYTYLQALDGITKPTLQEKRDTESSEKYNLESIPGL